A section of the Elusimicrobiota bacterium genome encodes:
- a CDS encoding peptidase MA family metallohydrolase gives MRSAVLALLAAGLCACMDLPESAAPAVGGASAIMRLPFQPLDPGAYEQVSLHFKVSAYGADNAHQISSQAEGFYTNIMTDTNLFSFMPSGLYEIVVYASHEEYVRKTGQPDWSGGVTYGNAICSYNGPQLLQTIAHEMTHLIFNEYMGRPRRDLLWLNEGLAVYEQAKAASGTRVPAELFGRIRQQVRSQPLALEDILGFVPLGERTDADQKVSLWYAQSESLVQFMIERGGRIGFSQFLPALKDGKGFDEAIRSAYIGVWSDLPGFYRAWQASP, from the coding sequence ATGAGGTCTGCGGTCCTGGCGCTGCTGGCGGCGGGCCTGTGCGCCTGCATGGACCTGCCGGAAAGCGCGGCGCCCGCCGTCGGCGGGGCCTCGGCCATCATGAGGCTGCCTTTCCAGCCCCTCGACCCCGGCGCCTACGAGCAGGTCAGCCTGCATTTCAAGGTCTCCGCCTACGGCGCCGACAACGCGCACCAGATCTCCAGCCAGGCCGAAGGCTTCTACACCAACATCATGACGGACACCAACCTCTTCTCCTTCATGCCCTCCGGCCTCTACGAGATCGTGGTCTACGCCAGCCACGAGGAGTACGTGCGCAAGACCGGACAGCCGGACTGGTCCGGCGGGGTCACCTACGGCAACGCCATCTGCAGCTACAACGGGCCCCAGCTCCTGCAGACCATCGCGCACGAGATGACGCACCTCATCTTCAACGAGTACATGGGGCGGCCGCGCCGCGACCTGCTCTGGCTCAACGAGGGCCTGGCCGTCTACGAGCAGGCCAAGGCCGCCAGCGGCACGCGCGTGCCCGCGGAGCTCTTCGGGAGGATCCGCCAGCAGGTGCGCTCCCAGCCTTTGGCTTTGGAAGACATCCTCGGCTTCGTGCCGCTCGGCGAGCGGACCGACGCCGACCAGAAGGTCTCGTTGTGGTACGCCCAGTCCGAGAGCCTGGTGCAGTTCATGATCGAGCGCGGCGGCCGCATCGGCTTCTCGCAGTTCCTGCCCGCCCTCAAGGATGGCAAGGGCTTCGACGAGGCCATCCGCTCGGCCTACATCGGGGTGTGGAGCGACTTGCCCGGCTTCTACCGAGCCTGGCAGGCCAGCCCCTGA
- a CDS encoding adenylyltransferase/cytidyltransferase family protein, which produces MPSSRAKIKTAKRLTTLRQLWGCEGKTVVFTNGVFDILHAGHVQLLERARALGDVLIVGVNSDASARRLGKGPGRPVNRLRDRAALLAALSCVDAVVPFDEDTPEPLLSKLKPDVLVKGADYGKRQIAGARHAGRVARVALKAGYSTTGLIRRLQGKS; this is translated from the coding sequence ATGCCCTCCTCCAGAGCCAAGATCAAGACCGCCAAGCGCCTGACGACCTTGCGCCAGCTCTGGGGCTGTGAAGGCAAGACCGTGGTGTTCACCAACGGGGTCTTCGATATCCTGCACGCGGGCCATGTTCAGTTGCTGGAGCGCGCCCGCGCCTTGGGCGACGTGCTTATCGTGGGCGTCAACAGCGACGCTTCGGCCCGCCGCCTGGGCAAGGGCCCGGGCCGGCCGGTCAACCGCCTGCGCGACCGCGCCGCGCTGCTGGCGGCCCTCTCCTGCGTGGACGCGGTGGTCCCCTTCGACGAGGACACGCCGGAGCCGCTGCTCTCCAAGCTCAAGCCGGACGTGCTGGTCAAGGGCGCGGACTACGGCAAGCGCCAGATCGCCGGCGCGCGGCACGCGGGCCGTGTGGCGCGCGTCGCGCTCAAGGCCGGCTATTCGACCACGGGCCTCATCCGCCGCCTGCAGGGAAAATCCTGA
- a CDS encoding FecR domain-containing protein: MKLIACVALLALSAPALAASAAVPPAAARTATALAALAVTMGPVSGSAQLQQVGSDVWFFARPGRRLAAGTTVKTEAGSDCVLLLSGGTKLRLKPQSHLRVAELSPERATMSLGAGRLEAWARMSAGAEFRIVTPMFTATLPEGILAAEILSETSATLDIFTGEPTVIDSLGKSRKVSAGQRMELGAMTGASTPAPLPAGAVRPEEPSLAGPAKPGAAPRKVKAAEPPPAAKSEAAPRKVKAAEPPPPAKSSYPGSDSQL; this comes from the coding sequence ATGAAACTCATCGCTTGCGTCGCGCTGCTGGCGCTGAGCGCGCCGGCCCTGGCCGCCTCGGCGGCGGTCCCGCCGGCCGCGGCCCGGACTGCGACGGCCCTGGCGGCCCTGGCCGTCACGATGGGCCCGGTCTCGGGCTCCGCGCAGCTCCAACAAGTCGGCTCGGATGTGTGGTTCTTCGCGCGGCCCGGCCGGCGACTGGCGGCCGGGACCACGGTCAAGACCGAGGCGGGCTCGGACTGCGTGCTGCTCTTGTCCGGCGGGACCAAGCTGCGCCTGAAGCCGCAGTCGCACCTGCGCGTGGCGGAGTTGTCTCCCGAGAGAGCCACGATGTCCTTGGGCGCAGGGCGGCTGGAGGCTTGGGCCCGGATGAGCGCGGGCGCCGAGTTCCGGATCGTGACGCCGATGTTCACGGCCACTTTGCCCGAGGGCATCCTCGCCGCCGAGATCCTGAGCGAGACGAGCGCGACGCTCGACATCTTCACCGGGGAGCCTACGGTCATCGACAGCCTGGGCAAGTCCCGGAAGGTGTCTGCGGGTCAGCGCATGGAGCTGGGCGCCATGACCGGGGCCTCGACTCCGGCGCCGTTGCCGGCCGGGGCGGTCAGGCCCGAGGAGCCGTCTCTTGCGGGCCCGGCCAAACCCGGAGCCGCGCCGAGGAAGGTGAAGGCCGCCGAGCCTCCGCCTGCGGCCAAGTCCGAAGCCGCGCCGAGGAAGGTGAAGGCCGCCGAGCCTCCGCCTCCGGCCAAGTCCTCCTATCCGGGCTCGGACTCGCAGCTCTAG
- a CDS encoding methyltransferase domain-containing protein, translating into MSQDPWVELESVIRAQLALQVELSFDRHHRFMMKHGLARCQNVVDIGTGNGLFLGKVAQRHPETNFHGVDDKAHMIEEARARNHANASWTQADAQDESVQAMLGASDGILMRYFVLHLPKTSAALPRILSRVTPCTRLWILDLDTDHCVCEPEHPAFSSFQDLVRSFCDKNSVEIRTASMLSPILEAAGFEMREVSVEPFNNREIDPKLFAEYLFREATLYHHFLEGTRSSQALREMERFFFEVMRPATHFVQYGMTMISAVKRPFPGPRRPPGQGGSKPAGAGWS; encoded by the coding sequence ATGAGCCAGGATCCCTGGGTCGAATTGGAGAGCGTCATCCGCGCTCAACTCGCGCTGCAAGTCGAGCTCTCCTTCGACCGACACCACCGATTCATGATGAAGCACGGGCTGGCTCGATGCCAGAATGTCGTGGACATAGGAACAGGCAACGGCCTTTTCCTAGGGAAAGTCGCACAGCGGCATCCCGAGACCAATTTCCACGGCGTAGACGACAAAGCCCATATGATCGAGGAGGCCAGAGCCCGAAATCATGCGAATGCCAGCTGGACCCAAGCCGACGCGCAAGATGAGAGCGTCCAGGCCATGCTGGGCGCCAGCGACGGCATCTTGATGCGCTACTTCGTCCTGCATCTGCCCAAGACCAGCGCCGCGCTCCCGCGGATACTCAGCCGGGTCACCCCGTGCACTCGCCTTTGGATACTCGACCTCGACACGGATCATTGCGTCTGCGAACCCGAGCACCCGGCCTTCAGCTCGTTTCAGGACCTGGTCCGTTCTTTCTGCGACAAGAACTCCGTCGAGATCAGGACCGCGAGCATGCTGTCTCCGATCCTGGAAGCCGCCGGTTTCGAGATGCGCGAGGTGTCTGTCGAGCCCTTCAACAATCGGGAGATCGATCCCAAGCTGTTCGCCGAGTATCTCTTCCGGGAAGCGACCCTCTATCACCACTTCCTAGAGGGCACCCGCAGCTCCCAGGCGCTACGCGAGATGGAGCGCTTCTTTTTCGAGGTGATGAGACCGGCTACGCACTTCGTGCAATACGGGATGACGATGATCAGCGCTGTGAAGCGCCCTTTTCCGGGACCTC
- a CDS encoding zinc ribbon domain-containing protein — protein MPEPAFSRIVCTKCGAQLPAPGYACPKCQSALAKICGNCSFQNAVAKNYCDRCGTPMILAPAAPSGAAGPESIPKTAVRRSGAPPGPPQPLNIVRPPTGLSIPAALRREPGAPAPVPEGHYVPPPPPTEANLSRLRRRDSRHSMFFWAPIAAVLTAGAFLYYDYHKPQSAIPRAATQYLNALSGGDLPGAYALLSHASQVHCTLDEFRAGREDAPWTWSDIKLARLEPEAAVVKYRLLVKGRPAKDDFLIFLIEDGRWVRPYNWNLLQRAEEAFTRSDPDMALILAQAAVNIDPRDPMARGYLCEAVYYRKVPAQTAQECAAALQLSQVYPSRLSLKSLYHLHALLGDTFKNSLKKYPEAVAEYDALLAFPDLAPSDQCDLLLARADTRIAMGKSPEASADLQTAVGVCTKPEDLGYIRKRQAALTEPPR, from the coding sequence ATGCCCGAACCCGCCTTCTCCCGGATCGTCTGCACCAAATGCGGAGCCCAGCTGCCGGCCCCGGGCTATGCCTGCCCCAAGTGCCAGAGCGCTTTGGCCAAGATCTGCGGGAACTGCTCCTTCCAGAACGCCGTGGCCAAGAACTACTGCGACCGCTGCGGCACGCCCATGATCCTGGCGCCCGCCGCGCCCTCCGGCGCGGCCGGCCCGGAGAGCATCCCCAAGACGGCCGTCCGGCGCTCCGGCGCGCCGCCGGGCCCGCCCCAGCCCCTGAACATCGTCCGGCCCCCTACCGGCCTTTCCATCCCCGCGGCCCTGCGTCGGGAACCCGGCGCCCCGGCGCCCGTGCCCGAAGGGCATTATGTCCCGCCCCCGCCGCCCACCGAGGCCAACCTCTCGCGCCTGCGCCGCCGGGACTCCCGCCATAGCATGTTCTTCTGGGCTCCGATCGCGGCCGTCCTCACCGCCGGGGCATTCCTCTACTACGACTACCATAAGCCCCAGAGCGCCATCCCCCGCGCCGCGACCCAGTATCTCAACGCCCTGAGCGGCGGCGACCTCCCGGGCGCTTATGCGCTCCTCTCCCACGCCTCCCAAGTCCACTGCACTTTGGACGAGTTCCGAGCCGGGCGCGAGGACGCGCCTTGGACTTGGTCCGACATCAAGCTGGCGCGCCTGGAGCCCGAGGCCGCGGTGGTCAAGTACCGCCTGCTCGTCAAGGGGCGGCCGGCCAAAGATGATTTCCTCATCTTCCTGATCGAGGACGGCCGCTGGGTGCGCCCCTACAACTGGAACCTCCTGCAGAGGGCCGAGGAGGCGTTCACGCGCAGCGACCCGGACATGGCGCTCATCCTCGCCCAGGCGGCGGTCAACATCGATCCCCGCGACCCCATGGCCCGCGGCTATCTCTGCGAGGCGGTCTATTATCGCAAAGTCCCCGCTCAGACGGCGCAGGAGTGCGCCGCCGCCCTGCAGCTCTCGCAAGTCTACCCCTCCAGGCTTTCCCTCAAGAGCCTCTATCATCTCCACGCACTCCTGGGCGACACCTTTAAGAACTCCCTGAAGAAATATCCCGAGGCCGTGGCCGAGTACGACGCCCTGCTGGCCTTCCCGGACCTGGCCCCGTCCGACCAGTGCGACCTGCTCCTGGCCCGCGCCGACACGCGCATCGCCATGGGCAAGAGCCCCGAGGCGTCCGCGGACCTGCAGACCGCCGTCGGGGTCTGCACCAAGCCCGAGGACCTCGGCTACATCCGCAAACGGCAGGCCGCTCTGACCGAACCTCCGAGGTGA
- a CDS encoding agmatine deiminase family protein → MSILSLALAALLSLAPKVCGAEPVSFDDGVDAPKLLREARTTVAALPDVSGAAVAPQPKGPRPARNFSHDATPAEIKQAVENNAKNHLPRDVKAPFRPVEDTAQFAYVLMSAYEQGSEVANLRKTIASNLPAGVKLVILADTADADSVRKKYLKWLPAERLIIAADEDTGTGFWARDSFPVPVYDSAAKKSSLVAARYYRDFTSWDAVASAVRGPVAKKDFTFVGGNLLADEDGTCFAVDSYRLFTVTPQDLTGAYGCKTVHIMPHVHGIGDVDEVLKPLPGKRMLTNTAEYKAALESWGYKLVLLPTLPDAYRTYANALIVRDTVFMPAYKVAADQDARKVYEGLGYKVFPITTVSLSDDMHGSIHCQTMAYPPMPESQLLKALGLVRL, encoded by the coding sequence ATGAGCATCCTCTCTCTGGCGTTGGCCGCCCTCCTGTCCTTGGCGCCCAAAGTCTGCGGCGCCGAGCCCGTGTCATTCGACGACGGCGTCGACGCGCCGAAGCTCCTGCGCGAGGCCAGGACGACCGTGGCCGCCCTCCCGGACGTCTCCGGCGCCGCCGTCGCGCCCCAGCCCAAAGGGCCGCGCCCCGCCCGCAATTTCTCCCACGACGCCACCCCCGCCGAGATCAAGCAGGCGGTCGAGAACAACGCCAAGAACCACCTCCCCCGGGACGTCAAGGCGCCGTTCCGGCCGGTCGAGGACACGGCTCAGTTCGCCTACGTGCTCATGAGCGCCTATGAGCAGGGCAGCGAGGTCGCCAACCTGCGCAAGACCATCGCCTCCAACCTCCCGGCGGGAGTCAAGCTCGTCATCCTCGCCGACACCGCGGACGCCGACTCGGTGCGCAAGAAGTACCTGAAGTGGCTCCCGGCCGAGCGGCTCATCATCGCCGCCGACGAGGACACCGGCACCGGCTTCTGGGCGCGCGACTCCTTCCCCGTCCCGGTCTACGACAGCGCCGCCAAGAAGTCCTCCTTGGTCGCGGCCCGCTACTACCGCGACTTCACCTCCTGGGACGCCGTGGCCTCCGCCGTGCGCGGCCCGGTGGCCAAGAAGGACTTCACCTTCGTGGGCGGCAACCTCCTGGCCGACGAGGACGGGACCTGCTTCGCGGTGGACAGCTACCGCCTCTTCACCGTCACCCCCCAGGACCTCACCGGCGCCTACGGCTGCAAGACCGTGCACATCATGCCCCACGTGCACGGCATCGGCGACGTGGACGAGGTGCTCAAGCCCCTGCCCGGCAAGCGCATGCTCACCAACACCGCCGAATACAAGGCCGCGCTGGAGTCCTGGGGCTACAAGCTCGTGCTGCTGCCCACGCTGCCGGACGCCTACCGCACCTACGCCAACGCGCTGATCGTGCGCGACACCGTCTTCATGCCCGCCTACAAGGTCGCCGCGGACCAGGACGCCCGGAAAGTCTACGAGGGCCTGGGCTACAAGGTCTTTCCCATCACCACCGTGAGCCTCTCCGACGACATGCACGGCTCCATCCACTGCCAGACCATGGCTTACCCGCCCATGCCCGAGAGCCAGCTGCTCAAGGCCCTGGGCCTGGTCCGGCTCTAG
- the mtnP gene encoding S-methyl-5'-thioadenosine phosphorylase, which yields MKNAASLAVIGGSGLYDMPGIAGRREVRVKTPFGPPSGPILLGELSGVACAFLPRHGRGHTLLPGEVNSRANIWALKSLGVERVVAISAVGSLKGELPPRDFVFPDQLVDETKGRPSTFFGAGLVAHVAFDHPFCAEQSRLLHEHARGLGLRAHAGGTLVCMEGPAFSTKAESEYHRRQGYDIIGMTVVPEAKLAREAELCYAPVCLVTDYDCWKEGEEVSSGKVVENLAVNVANARRLLARALPALASRPRLCRCATALAGALFTDPARADRRVLRKLDLLVGRHLKK from the coding sequence ATGAAGAACGCCGCCAGCCTGGCCGTCATCGGCGGCAGCGGGCTCTACGACATGCCCGGCATCGCCGGCCGTCGGGAGGTCCGCGTGAAGACCCCCTTCGGCCCGCCCTCCGGCCCGATCCTGCTGGGAGAGCTCTCGGGCGTGGCCTGCGCCTTCCTGCCCCGCCACGGACGCGGCCACACCTTGCTGCCCGGCGAGGTCAACAGCCGGGCCAACATCTGGGCGCTCAAGTCCTTGGGTGTGGAGCGCGTGGTCGCGATCTCGGCCGTGGGCTCGCTCAAGGGCGAACTGCCGCCGCGGGATTTCGTCTTCCCGGACCAGCTCGTCGACGAGACCAAGGGCCGGCCCTCCACCTTCTTCGGCGCGGGCCTGGTCGCGCACGTCGCCTTCGACCATCCCTTCTGCGCCGAGCAGTCGCGGCTCCTGCATGAGCACGCCCGCGGCCTGGGCCTCCGGGCGCATGCGGGCGGGACCTTGGTGTGCATGGAGGGCCCGGCCTTCTCGACCAAGGCGGAATCCGAGTACCACCGGCGCCAGGGCTACGACATCATCGGGATGACCGTGGTGCCCGAGGCCAAGCTCGCGCGCGAGGCCGAGCTCTGCTACGCCCCGGTCTGCCTGGTCACGGATTACGACTGCTGGAAGGAGGGCGAGGAGGTCTCCAGCGGCAAGGTGGTGGAGAACCTCGCCGTCAACGTGGCCAACGCCCGGCGCCTCCTGGCCCGCGCGCTGCCCGCGCTCGCGTCCCGGCCGCGACTCTGCCGCTGCGCGACGGCGCTGGCCGGCGCGCTCTTCACGGACCCCGCGCGGGCCGACCGCCGGGTCCTGCGCAAGCTCGACCTGCTCGTGGGCAGGCACCTCAAGAAATGA
- a CDS encoding BrnT family toxin, with translation MSGIDLARCTGFEWDKGNAEKNWRKHHVTPSECEQVFFNQPLVIAQDEEHSQKESRYFALGQTDMKRPLFVVFTIRKDLFRVICARDMSRKEREAYRTHETENS, from the coding sequence ATGAGTGGAATCGATCTAGCTCGATGTACCGGCTTTGAGTGGGACAAGGGGAATGCCGAGAAGAACTGGCGGAAGCATCATGTCACGCCGTCCGAATGCGAGCAGGTCTTTTTCAACCAGCCGCTTGTCATCGCGCAGGACGAGGAGCATTCTCAGAAAGAGTCCCGCTATTTTGCCCTGGGACAAACGGACATGAAGAGGCCATTGTTCGTGGTTTTTACGATTCGAAAGGATTTGTTCCGTGTCATATGCGCCAGAGACATGAGCCGGAAAGAACGCGAGGCATATAGAACCCATGAGACAGAGAATTCCTAA
- a CDS encoding ORF6N domain-containing protein, protein MAELGEGDFIDRRILVIRGRHVMVSGDLARLCGLPAKAINRAAQRHIDRFPEDMMFHLDHEESEVLKGRSGALGWGRHAKYLPRAFSEEGIAMLCGLLRRRKAAQASLAIKRAFIRLRWREFFAPKNR, encoded by the coding sequence ATGGCAGAGTTGGGAGAGGGAGATTTCATCGACCGCCGCATCCTGGTCATCCGCGGCCGGCACGTCATGGTGAGCGGCGACCTGGCCCGGCTTTGCGGGTTGCCGGCGAAGGCCATCAACAGAGCCGCCCAGCGCCACATCGACCGGTTCCCCGAGGACATGATGTTCCATTTGGATCATGAGGAGAGCGAGGTCTTGAAGGGCCGATCCGGAGCCTTGGGTTGGGGGCGGCATGCGAAGTATCTCCCCCGCGCCTTCAGCGAGGAAGGCATAGCCATGCTCTGCGGCCTGCTGCGCAGGCGGAAGGCCGCCCAGGCCAGCCTCGCCATCAAGCGCGCCTTCATCCGGCTGCGCTGGCGGGAATTCTTCGCGCCCAAGAACCGATGA
- a CDS encoding acetyl-CoA carboxylase biotin carboxyl carrier protein subunit, giving the protein MKSFPEIKGSALQTVMAWLRTTDLAAVSYHDGSFGFELATGPAPAAPPPGVPASRYVPVCASAVGLFQASAPGRPKLGEEGLCVKEGDALGQIETGAGQPHVVRAPCTGRVARVFASGGQAVQYGQPLFFLERG; this is encoded by the coding sequence ATGAAAAGTTTCCCGGAGATCAAAGGCTCGGCGCTCCAGACGGTGATGGCATGGCTCAGGACCACGGACCTCGCGGCCGTGAGCTACCACGACGGCTCCTTCGGCTTCGAACTGGCGACCGGCCCAGCCCCGGCGGCGCCGCCGCCGGGCGTCCCGGCCAGCCGCTATGTCCCGGTCTGCGCCTCGGCGGTGGGGCTGTTCCAGGCCAGCGCGCCCGGCCGGCCCAAGCTCGGCGAAGAAGGACTCTGCGTGAAGGAGGGCGACGCCCTGGGACAGATCGAGACCGGCGCGGGGCAGCCCCACGTGGTGCGCGCTCCCTGCACGGGGCGGGTGGCCCGCGTCTTCGCCTCCGGCGGCCAGGCGGTCCAGTACGGCCAGCCGCTCTTCTTCTTGGAGCGCGGCTAA
- the accC gene encoding acetyl-CoA carboxylase biotin carboxylase subunit, with protein sequence MFKKILIANRSEIAVRVIRAARELGIPSVAVYSEADRESLHVALADEAVCIGPAPSPQSYLNVEALLAAAKITGADAVHPGYGFLAENADFAQACADHGLTFIGPTPEAIRRLGHKSAAKALAREAGVPVVPGTAGTIEHGFLKEAQAVGFPVMVKAAAGGGGKGLRFVREPADLEAAVRLAQTEAKTAFKDGSVYIEKFIERPRHVEIQIAADRAGGVVAFPERDCSVQRRHQKLIEESPSPAVPAATRRAMQAAAVRLAKAAGYSSVGTVEYLLAPDGKFFFIEVNTRLQVEHPVTECVTGLDLVATQIRLAAGEPLPFGQDRASEIRCHSIEHRINAEDPDHGFAPRPGRISDLRLPGGPGVRLDTHIYPGYTVPMYYDSLLGKLIVHAPDRPAAIRRAQRALGELHVEGIPTTAGFHLRVLAHPKFQSGDFDTNFVDTIQEERHAQGAQTAHRVPAA encoded by the coding sequence ATGTTCAAGAAGATCCTCATCGCCAACCGCAGCGAGATCGCCGTGCGCGTGATCCGCGCCGCCCGCGAGTTGGGCATCCCCAGCGTGGCCGTATACTCCGAGGCCGACCGGGAATCCCTGCACGTGGCCCTGGCCGACGAGGCCGTCTGCATCGGGCCCGCCCCCTCGCCGCAAAGCTACCTCAACGTGGAGGCCCTGCTGGCCGCCGCGAAGATCACCGGCGCCGACGCCGTCCACCCCGGCTACGGCTTCTTGGCCGAGAACGCGGACTTCGCCCAGGCCTGCGCCGACCACGGCCTGACCTTCATCGGCCCCACGCCCGAGGCCATCCGCAGGCTGGGACACAAGAGCGCGGCCAAGGCCCTGGCCCGCGAGGCGGGGGTGCCGGTCGTGCCGGGCACGGCCGGAACCATCGAGCACGGCTTCCTCAAGGAGGCCCAGGCCGTGGGCTTCCCGGTCATGGTCAAAGCCGCGGCCGGAGGCGGCGGCAAGGGCCTGCGCTTCGTGCGCGAGCCGGCCGATCTCGAAGCCGCGGTCAGGCTCGCCCAGACCGAGGCCAAGACCGCGTTCAAGGACGGCTCGGTCTACATCGAGAAGTTCATCGAACGGCCCCGCCACGTGGAGATCCAGATCGCGGCCGACCGGGCGGGGGGGGTGGTCGCCTTCCCGGAGCGCGACTGCAGCGTGCAGCGGCGCCACCAGAAGCTCATCGAGGAGTCCCCTTCGCCGGCCGTGCCGGCCGCCACCCGCCGGGCCATGCAGGCCGCGGCGGTGCGCCTGGCCAAGGCCGCGGGCTACTCCAGCGTGGGAACGGTGGAGTATCTGCTCGCACCGGACGGGAAGTTCTTCTTCATCGAGGTCAACACGCGCCTGCAGGTGGAGCATCCGGTCACCGAGTGCGTGACCGGCTTGGACCTGGTGGCCACCCAGATCCGCCTGGCCGCGGGCGAGCCGCTGCCCTTCGGACAGGACCGGGCCTCGGAGATCCGCTGTCACTCCATCGAGCACCGCATCAACGCGGAGGACCCGGATCACGGCTTCGCGCCCCGGCCGGGGCGCATCTCGGACCTGCGCCTGCCCGGAGGCCCCGGGGTGCGCCTGGACACCCACATCTATCCCGGCTACACCGTGCCCATGTACTACGACAGTCTGCTGGGCAAGCTCATCGTGCACGCGCCGGACCGGCCCGCCGCCATCCGCAGGGCCCAGCGGGCCCTGGGCGAGCTGCACGTGGAGGGCATCCCGACGACCGCGGGCTTCCACCTCCGCGTGCTGGCCCACCCGAAGTTCCAGTCCGGGGATTTCGACACCAATTTCGTTGACACCATCCAGGAGGAACGGCATGCCCAAGGCGCTCAGACCGCTCATCGCGTCCCAGCTGCGTGA
- a CDS encoding BrnA antitoxin family protein — translation MRQRIPKFKSEDEERAFWASHDSADYVNWKKQKKAIFSNLKPSVKAISLRLPESMLEELRLLANKKDVPYQSLLKVFLSERIAQELRPHPHRA, via the coding sequence ATGAGACAGAGAATTCCTAAATTCAAGAGCGAGGACGAGGAGAGAGCTTTCTGGGCTTCCCATGATTCTGCCGACTATGTGAACTGGAAGAAGCAGAAGAAGGCCATCTTCTCGAACCTCAAGCCATCAGTCAAGGCCATCTCACTTCGGCTGCCAGAGTCCATGCTTGAAGAGCTCAGGCTTTTGGCGAACAAGAAGGATGTGCCTTATCAGTCCCTCCTGAAAGTTTTTTTGTCCGAGCGGATCGCGCAAGAGCTCCGACCACATCCACATAGGGCATAA
- a CDS encoding SIS domain-containing protein codes for MAAAARLTPEIAAAAGLLLAAYRKGRKVLIFGNGGSAADAQHFAAELVGRFARERRALPALALTVNTSDLTAIGNDYGYDQVFARQVEAHARPGDVAVAITTSGNSANVLKAAAAARRRKLAVIGLTGAGGGRLKDLCDVCVRAPSTDTARVQEVHAVVIHAWCAAIETGLFPKSPRAH; via the coding sequence ATGGCGGCGGCCGCGCGCCTGACGCCGGAGATCGCTGCCGCAGCCGGTCTGCTGCTGGCCGCCTACCGCAAGGGCCGCAAGGTCTTGATCTTCGGCAACGGCGGTTCGGCCGCCGACGCCCAGCATTTCGCGGCCGAGCTGGTGGGCCGCTTCGCGCGCGAACGGCGGGCCCTGCCGGCGCTGGCCCTGACCGTCAACACCTCGGACCTGACCGCCATCGGCAACGACTACGGCTACGACCAGGTCTTCGCCCGCCAGGTCGAGGCCCACGCCCGGCCCGGCGACGTGGCGGTGGCCATCACCACCTCGGGGAATTCGGCCAACGTGCTCAAAGCCGCGGCCGCGGCGCGGCGCCGCAAGCTCGCCGTCATCGGCCTGACCGGGGCGGGCGGAGGCCGGCTCAAGGACCTCTGCGACGTGTGCGTCCGCGCCCCCTCCACCGACACCGCGCGCGTCCAGGAGGTGCACGCTGTTGTCATCCACGCCTGGTGCGCCGCCATCGAGACCGGCCTCTTCCCGAAGAGCCCCCGGGCGCATTGA
- a CDS encoding RDD family protein gives MDEAPPPVPEPWHPAGFWIRFAADLIDSLVVYFPVGFVTTAAAAFGTPNATAIVLLKALTAIAVGGVYYTVLTGRSGQTWGKKAFDIKVVNQDGTPLTYGAAFGRWCAYLPSYLTLGIGFMMAGWNEERKALHDRIIGTRVIRKGPASGGRSPGKAIGIIAAIAAVLFAAALAGLVHWLRSNKGKLDEQRRAIATEAAAFAGKTDQEGCVKESLSRLAGAGFMDQVRDGVFLENCLGAARPSETFCDAVPPENSIMATVAWRSQVCEKYGHPNDPACGRLLAAIQRHCRQAPPPPPRI, from the coding sequence ATGGATGAAGCCCCGCCTCCCGTCCCGGAGCCATGGCACCCCGCCGGGTTCTGGATACGCTTCGCGGCCGACCTCATCGATTCGCTGGTCGTCTATTTCCCCGTGGGGTTCGTCACGACCGCCGCCGCCGCGTTCGGGACTCCCAACGCGACCGCCATCGTCCTGCTCAAAGCCCTGACGGCTATCGCCGTGGGAGGGGTCTATTACACGGTCCTGACCGGAAGGAGCGGACAGACCTGGGGCAAGAAGGCCTTCGACATCAAGGTCGTCAATCAAGACGGCACCCCGCTCACCTACGGCGCCGCGTTCGGGAGATGGTGCGCCTATCTGCCCTCCTACCTCACCTTGGGCATCGGCTTCATGATGGCCGGCTGGAACGAGGAAAGGAAAGCCCTCCATGACCGCATCATCGGGACCCGCGTCATCCGCAAAGGGCCGGCCAGCGGCGGCCGGAGCCCCGGGAAGGCCATCGGCATCATCGCCGCCATAGCCGCGGTCCTGTTCGCCGCGGCCCTGGCCGGCCTGGTGCATTGGCTCCGGAGCAACAAGGGGAAGCTCGACGAGCAGAGGCGGGCCATCGCGACGGAGGCCGCGGCTTTCGCCGGGAAGACGGACCAGGAAGGCTGCGTGAAGGAGTCCCTCTCGCGGCTGGCCGGGGCCGGCTTCATGGACCAGGTGCGCGACGGCGTCTTCCTGGAGAACTGCCTCGGCGCCGCGCGCCCTTCGGAGACATTCTGCGACGCGGTCCCGCCGGAGAACTCCATCATGGCCACGGTCGCATGGCGGTCCCAAGTCTGCGAGAAATACGGGCATCCGAACGACCCAGCCTGCGGCAGGCTGCTCGCGGCCATCCAACGCCATTGCCGGCAGGCGCCCCCCCCGCCCCCGAGGATATGA